A window from uncultured Desulfobacter sp. encodes these proteins:
- a CDS encoding integrase has translation MDDLSIDDRFHLLLHKKIMNKIGSAKRRSKKYYKDQYKKTGIIPVPLLLVEKGIMDGRKCSWRPKVIDEQTKRRFIEMVKASCDPSSQGFIFITRRARTIKNYHCWLEEELGKTISLPALRRCAKRENLKFYLEKEDDQEPSPARYSFKSVPVFALIQVDGCKFQYLRIRDERGNWQKPQVIEIFDTGSRKLFILEFYFTESNLNSVDLFTRFLLCTPFPLKTIGIRPDQAKGFLNLKRPINAINLAHSTPGGFYLAPDFSRAHSPKDKAHLESSHRSLHNFEIRIIKAFEDRIVKTVTEYNFKRGRKEKVTVTLLDITLDELRSSTVLRQYRDEHNHTQHYFTEDGVVSAWVPAQKFDDFLSNQADTLNFIPEQVQEYMKYGYRKIKATVSKNRTIRHDKRDFYVTSGADRFSKHKSTPVKISRYRDKLFIFEPSEDGILLGEAIAKKPFDRPPAPAPDPVPDELDTIIALLEKHNMAVDRPILIEVYHKGLSLSRAEQVLHHNQSRYADYMKKMDQPEERKKQALFNAFMLDCQKSLTTNRVATYASLGDMT, from the coding sequence ATGGATGACCTGAGCATTGACGACCGCTTCCATTTACTGCTGCATAAAAAAATCATGAATAAAATCGGATCTGCCAAGAGAAGATCCAAAAAATATTACAAGGACCAGTACAAGAAAACCGGGATTATCCCGGTACCCCTTTTGCTGGTTGAAAAAGGAATTATGGATGGCCGCAAGTGCAGCTGGCGCCCCAAGGTTATAGACGAGCAAACAAAAAGGCGGTTTATTGAAATGGTCAAGGCGTCATGCGATCCGTCATCTCAGGGGTTCATTTTTATCACCCGAAGAGCCAGGACCATTAAAAATTACCACTGCTGGCTCGAGGAAGAGTTGGGTAAAACAATCAGCCTTCCGGCACTTCGGCGATGCGCCAAAAGGGAGAATCTCAAATTTTATCTGGAAAAAGAGGACGATCAGGAGCCGTCACCGGCACGTTATAGCTTCAAATCGGTTCCGGTGTTTGCCTTGATCCAGGTTGACGGTTGCAAGTTCCAATATTTAAGAATCAGAGATGAACGTGGAAACTGGCAGAAACCGCAGGTGATTGAAATATTTGATACCGGTTCCAGGAAGCTGTTCATCCTGGAATTCTATTTTACCGAAAGTAATCTGAACTCTGTGGACCTTTTTACCCGTTTTTTGTTATGCACCCCTTTTCCTTTGAAAACAATCGGCATCAGGCCCGACCAGGCAAAGGGATTTTTAAATTTAAAGCGTCCCATTAATGCCATTAACCTTGCGCATTCTACGCCAGGCGGTTTTTATTTGGCGCCGGATTTTTCAAGGGCGCATTCACCAAAAGATAAGGCGCATCTGGAATCTTCACACCGGAGCCTGCATAATTTTGAAATACGGATTATCAAAGCCTTTGAGGACAGGATTGTGAAAACCGTTACCGAGTATAACTTCAAACGGGGAAGAAAGGAAAAAGTCACTGTAACCCTACTTGATATCACCCTTGATGAATTGAGAAGCAGCACTGTGCTCCGCCAATACCGTGACGAACATAATCATACACAACATTATTTTACTGAAGACGGCGTGGTCAGTGCCTGGGTGCCGGCACAGAAGTTTGATGATTTTTTGTCAAACCAGGCAGACACCCTGAATTTTATCCCGGAGCAGGTTCAAGAATATATGAAATATGGTTACAGAAAAATCAAAGCCACCGTATCCAAGAACAGAACTATCCGCCATGACAAACGCGATTTTTATGTGACCAGTGGTGCAGACCGGTTCAGCAAGCATAAAAGTACACCGGTAAAGATATCCAGATACAGGGACAAACTTTTTATCTTTGAGCCCAGTGAAGACGGAATACTTCTGGGCGAAGCCATTGCAAAAAAGCCGTTTGACAGGCCACCTGCACCAGCGCCTGATCCTGTGCCCGATGAACTCGACACCATTATCGCTCTTTTGGAAAAGCACAATATGGCCGTTGACCGGCCTATTTTAATCGAAGTTTACCATAAGGGCCTTTCCCTATCCCGGGCGGAGCAAGTACTTCATCATAATCAATCAAGGTACGCAGATTACATGAAAAAAATGGACCAGCCTGAGGAACGTAAAAAACAGGCTTTGTTCAATGCATTTATGCTTGATTGCCAAAAATCGTTAACTACGAATCGAGTGGCGACTTATGCATCCCTCGGAGATATGACATGA
- a CDS encoding DNA methylase → MKRLAKLETLIARNQECFSKIGKALKEIRDNRLYKQALFESFETYTRARWDMGKSHAYRLIKFYEVIYNLSPIGDRLPANESQARPLTQLDSIEQRQLWKEIIESGMELTARNIKKFIDSRKTASVTKPDLTDQISNEYMAVVKAMLEQVRVAQHDHWQQTSRPAALLWHRVIHEKIVSTGADNG, encoded by the coding sequence ATGAAACGGTTGGCCAAGCTTGAAACCCTGATTGCCCGGAATCAGGAGTGTTTTTCCAAAATCGGCAAGGCCTTGAAAGAAATTCGTGACAATCGTTTGTATAAGCAGGCTCTGTTTGAATCATTCGAAACATATACCAGGGCGCGATGGGATATGGGAAAATCCCATGCTTACCGCCTGATCAAATTTTATGAAGTCATCTATAATCTGTCCCCAATTGGGGACAGATTACCGGCCAACGAATCCCAGGCACGGCCTCTTACTCAACTGGATTCCATAGAACAGCGCCAACTTTGGAAGGAGATTATAGAAAGCGGCATGGAGTTAACCGCGCGTAACATCAAAAAATTTATCGACTCCCGAAAAACGGCATCGGTAACCAAACCGGATCTGACGGATCAAATTTCGAATGAATACATGGCTGTTGTAAAGGCAATGCTTGAACAGGTCCGTGTGGCACAGCATGATCATTGGCAGCAGACCTCTCGCCCGGCTGCATTGTTGTGGCATCGGGTCATACACGAAAAGATTGTATCAACGGGGGCAGATAATGGATGA
- a CDS encoding CHC2 zinc finger domain-containing protein has protein sequence MAHRFSSRELFELRNNIPVDMLIRDHLQIPSKIRDGYFRFLCPLCNEFQTAVNSTTNLARCFRCEKNFNTIDLVMKIKGYGFRDSVLFLKQINTAHQVPASKIAALVAAIGKPMPGGQ, from the coding sequence ATGGCGCACAGGTTTTCATCACGGGAATTATTTGAACTGAGGAACAATATCCCTGTGGATATGCTGATCAGGGATCATTTACAGATTCCATCTAAAATCAGGGATGGCTATTTCCGTTTTCTATGCCCTCTGTGCAATGAATTTCAAACGGCTGTAAATTCAACCACGAACCTGGCCAGGTGCTTCCGGTGCGAAAAAAACTTTAACACCATCGACCTTGTCATGAAAATCAAGGGATATGGATTCCGGGACAGCGTCCTGTTTTTGAAGCAGATAAATACTGCCCACCAGGTTCCGGCATCAAAGATAGCTGCCTTGGTCGCTGCAATCGGCAAACCCATGCCGGGAGGGCAATGA
- a CDS encoding IS1634 family transposase has translation MYIRRTTIKSRKDGTQYYTYRLVESERTVKGVRQHTLLNLGSAFSLPREQWSELASRIQEIISGQEPLFEAPQEVEELAQNYAAQLIQAKKKTSEPTEPDYCQVDIDSMEVIRPRSISCEHVALEAFNALGLGEHLKKFGFNGPQLAAATGSIIGRMCRPASERATLHWLQDISGLGELIEYDFGKMNLYKMYSASDQLLKNKDAIERHLYLQEKKLFGFQETITLYDLTNTYFEGQSKRNKLGKRGHSKEKRSDCPLVTLALVLDSSGFPKCSKVFEGNISEAGTLANIISTMDAGRKSHDMFDASKATIVMDAGIASEENIKWINEKEYPYIVVSRRRHREFAEEESVVVKQDKNGTVKVQKVIDPESNEVQLFCHSEKREAKERAIQDRFTSGFEEALTYLASGLHIPRRMKKYHKVLEKIGRLKQRYSRVSGQYQINVVKDEQTDNATKLTWQRQTDQDNRNDLPGVYCLRTSHKDLDEKTLWQTYTMLTDLKAVFRSLKSELGIRPVFHQVTERVTGHLFISVLAYHLVHSVRYRLKQSQINSSWSQLRNQLEGQNRVTVSMQCKDGQTVHIRKSTRPKPRQQEIYKALEISLYPGPVIKNIFKQK, from the coding sequence ATGTATATACGAAGGACGACTATCAAAAGCCGGAAAGACGGCACACAATATTATACCTACAGGCTGGTTGAGTCTGAACGTACCGTCAAAGGGGTACGCCAGCATACCCTGCTTAATCTGGGTTCGGCCTTCTCATTGCCAAGAGAACAGTGGTCGGAACTGGCCTCACGGATTCAAGAAATAATAAGCGGTCAAGAGCCACTATTTGAGGCGCCTCAAGAAGTTGAGGAACTGGCGCAAAACTATGCTGCTCAACTTATACAGGCTAAGAAGAAAACTTCTGAGCCGACAGAGCCTGATTATTGCCAGGTGGATATTGACAGCATGGAAGTAATCCGGCCTCGTAGCATCAGCTGTGAGCATGTGGCATTAGAAGCGTTTAACGCCCTGGGCTTGGGAGAGCATCTAAAAAAGTTTGGGTTCAATGGCCCACAGTTAGCTGCGGCTACCGGTAGCATTATTGGCCGTATGTGCCGACCGGCCAGTGAACGGGCAACGCTTCATTGGCTTCAGGATATTTCAGGGTTGGGCGAGTTAATAGAGTATGATTTCGGCAAGATGAATTTATACAAAATGTATTCAGCATCTGATCAACTTCTAAAAAATAAGGATGCAATAGAGAGGCATCTATATTTACAGGAGAAGAAGCTGTTTGGGTTCCAGGAGACCATCACGTTGTATGATTTGACCAATACCTATTTCGAAGGTCAAAGTAAGCGTAACAAGCTTGGAAAGCGTGGTCATTCGAAAGAAAAGCGATCAGATTGCCCGCTGGTAACCTTAGCCCTGGTGTTGGACAGCAGTGGTTTCCCAAAATGCAGCAAAGTATTTGAGGGCAATATCAGTGAAGCCGGTACCCTGGCTAACATAATCAGTACTATGGACGCCGGACGAAAATCACATGACATGTTTGATGCTTCCAAAGCCACAATTGTTATGGATGCAGGGATTGCATCCGAAGAGAATATCAAGTGGATTAATGAAAAGGAATATCCATATATCGTTGTCAGCCGACGACGGCACAGGGAATTTGCCGAGGAAGAGTCGGTAGTGGTCAAACAGGATAAAAACGGTACCGTAAAGGTGCAAAAGGTGATTGACCCTGAAAGCAATGAGGTGCAGTTGTTCTGCCACTCTGAAAAGCGTGAAGCAAAAGAGCGGGCCATCCAGGACCGTTTTACATCAGGCTTTGAGGAGGCACTCACGTATTTGGCCTCAGGTCTTCATATCCCACGACGCATGAAAAAATACCATAAGGTGTTGGAAAAAATTGGACGCCTTAAGCAACGGTATTCAAGGGTCTCCGGTCAATACCAAATCAATGTCGTCAAAGATGAGCAAACCGACAACGCTACTAAACTAACCTGGCAACGCCAAACCGACCAGGATAACCGCAATGATCTGCCGGGCGTATATTGTTTGAGAACATCCCATAAAGATTTGGACGAGAAAACGCTGTGGCAGACGTACACAATGTTGACTGACCTGAAAGCCGTATTTCGTTCATTGAAATCGGAATTGGGCATTCGGCCGGTATTCCATCAGGTGACCGAACGTGTCACCGGGCATCTTTTTATAAGTGTTCTGGCGTACCATTTGGTTCATAGCGTTCGATATCGACTGAAACAATCACAGATTAACAGTAGTTGGTCTCAATTGAGAAATCAGCTCGAAGGCCAAAACCGGGTGACAGTTTCAATGCAATGCAAGGATGGTCAAACCGTTCATATCAGAAAAAGCACACGGCCAAAACCCAGACAACAAGAAATTTATAAAGCTTTGGAGATAAGTCTATATCCAGGACCGGTGATTAAAAATATTTTTAAACAAAAGTAG
- the xerA gene encoding site-specific tyrosine recombinase/integron integrase, translating to MILDDYLIVLEAEKGYSAHTLRAYFTDIRSFILFYLETCNYRDENWQQAFEKTARQVDKMIVRRYLAAQTALKKSKKTLSRRLSALKSFFNYLVRSGLITLNPADAIPFPKLEKALPKAMKIDDIFRLLDTMKRDTWKDRRNLAMFETFYSTGMRIGELHMLNIQDIDFNAGLIRVLGKGNKTRIIPVGKSALDAIQSYRADLKKNYSAVFLNKNFGRLGRRSIRRIMDQVVLECGLGLKISPHTLRHTFATHMLDSGADLRGIQEILGHASLSTTQVYTHVSMDRLMAVYDKAHPRN from the coding sequence ATGATTCTTGATGACTATCTGATTGTTCTGGAAGCTGAAAAAGGGTATTCTGCCCATACGCTTCGTGCCTATTTTACGGATATAAGAAGCTTTATCCTTTTTTATCTGGAGACTTGCAACTACCGGGACGAAAATTGGCAACAGGCCTTTGAAAAAACGGCCCGACAGGTAGACAAAATGATCGTGCGCAGATATCTTGCCGCCCAGACTGCCTTGAAAAAAAGTAAAAAAACCCTTTCAAGGCGTCTATCCGCATTAAAATCTTTTTTTAATTACCTGGTCAGATCAGGGCTCATCACGCTAAATCCTGCTGATGCCATCCCTTTTCCAAAACTTGAGAAAGCCCTTCCCAAGGCTATGAAAATTGATGACATTTTCAGGCTGCTGGACACTATGAAAAGAGATACCTGGAAGGACAGGCGCAATCTTGCCATGTTTGAGACCTTTTATTCCACGGGCATGCGAATCGGTGAGCTTCACATGCTCAACATCCAGGATATTGATTTTAATGCCGGATTGATCCGGGTACTGGGCAAGGGAAATAAAACGCGCATCATACCAGTGGGTAAAAGTGCCCTTGATGCCATCCAAAGCTACCGCGCTGATCTTAAGAAAAATTATTCTGCCGTGTTTTTAAATAAAAATTTTGGAAGGCTTGGCAGGCGGTCCATTCGACGTATTATGGATCAGGTGGTCTTGGAATGCGGGTTAGGCCTAAAAATATCACCCCACACCTTACGGCATACCTTTGCCACCCATATGTTGGATTCCGGTGCAGATCTTCGAGGTATTCAGGAAATATTGGGCCATGCCAGCCTGTCTACCACCCAGGTGTACACTCATGTGAGCATGGATCGCCTGATGGCGGTGTACGACAAAGCCCATCCACGAAACTAG
- a CDS encoding YwbE family protein translates to MTGGQNRTQIKTGQTVSIVLKKDQKTGVLTQGVVKNILTKSSFHPHGIKVRLENGLVGRVKIIHD, encoded by the coding sequence ATGACTGGCGGACAAAATAGAACGCAAATCAAAACCGGACAAACCGTATCCATTGTATTAAAAAAAGACCAAAAAACGGGCGTCCTGACCCAAGGCGTCGTAAAAAATATTTTAACAAAATCGTCTTTTCATCCCCATGGCATAAAAGTCCGATTGGAAAATGGCCTTGTTGGCAGGGTTAAGATCATTCACGATTAA
- a CDS encoding integrase, with the protein MDDLSIDDRFHLLLHKKIMNKIGSAKRRSKKYYKDQYKKTGIIPVPLLLVEKGIMDGRKCSGRPKVIDEQTKRRFIEMVKASCDPSSQGFIFITRRARTIKNYHCWLEEELGKTISLPALRRCAKRENLKFYLEKEDDQEPSPARYSFKSVPVFALIQVDGCKFQYLRIRDERGNWQKPQVIEIFDTGSRKLFILEFYFTESNLNSVDLFTRFLLCTPFPLKTIGIRPDQAKGFLNLKRPINAMNLAHSTPGGFYLAPDFSRAHSPKDKAHLESSHRSLHNFEIRIIKAFEDRIVKTVTEYNFKRGRKEKVTVTLLDITLDELRSSTVLRQYRDEHNHTQHYFTEDGVVSAWVPAQKFDNFLSNQADTLNFIPEQVQEYMKYGYRKIKATVSKNRTIRHDKRDFYVTSGADRFSKHKSTSVKISRYRDKLFIFEPSEDGILLGEAIAKKPFDRPPAPVPAPEPDELDTIIALLEKHNMAVDRPILIEIYHKGLSLARAEQVLHHNQSRYADYMKKMDQPEERKKQALFNAFMLDCQKSLTTNRVATYASLGDMT; encoded by the coding sequence ATGGATGACCTGAGCATTGACGACCGCTTCCATTTACTGCTGCATAAAAAAATCATGAATAAAATCGGATCTGCCAAGAGAAGATCCAAAAAATATTACAAGGACCAGTACAAGAAAACCGGGATTATCCCGGTACCCCTTTTGCTGGTTGAAAAAGGAATTATGGATGGCCGCAAGTGCAGCGGGCGCCCCAAGGTTATAGACGAGCAAACAAAAAGGCGGTTTATTGAAATGGTCAAGGCGTCATGCGATCCGTCATCTCAGGGGTTCATTTTTATCACCCGAAGAGCCAGGACCATTAAAAATTACCACTGCTGGCTCGAGGAAGAGTTGGGTAAAACAATCAGCCTTCCGGCACTTCGGCGATGCGCCAAAAGGGAGAATCTCAAATTTTATCTGGAAAAAGAGGACGATCAGGAGCCGTCACCGGCACGTTATAGCTTCAAATCGGTTCCGGTGTTTGCCTTGATCCAGGTTGACGGTTGCAAGTTCCAATATTTAAGAATCAGAGATGAACGTGGAAACTGGCAGAAACCGCAGGTGATTGAAATATTTGATACCGGTTCCAGGAAGCTGTTCATCCTGGAATTCTATTTTACCGAAAGTAATCTGAACTCTGTGGACCTTTTTACCCGTTTTTTGTTATGCACCCCTTTTCCTTTGAAAACAATCGGCATCAGGCCCGACCAGGCAAAGGGATTTTTAAATTTAAAGCGACCCATTAATGCCATGAACCTTGCGCATTCTACGCCAGGCGGTTTTTATTTAGCGCCGGATTTTTCAAGGGCGCATTCACCAAAAGATAAGGCGCACCTGGAATCTTCACACCGGAGCCTGCATAATTTTGAAATACGGATTATCAAAGCCTTTGAGGACAGGATTGTGAAAACCGTTACCGAGTATAACTTCAAACGGGGAAGAAAGGAAAAAGTTACTGTAACCCTTCTTGATATCACCCTTGATGAATTGAGGAGCAGCACTGTGCTCCGCCAATACCGAGACGAACATAATCATACACAACATTATTTTACTGAAGACGGCGTGGTCAGTGCCTGGGTGCCGGCACAGAAGTTTGATAATTTTTTGTCAAACCAGGCAGACACCCTGAACTTTATCCCGGAGCAGGTTCAAGAATATATGAAATATGGTTACAGAAAAATCAAAGCCACCGTATCCAAGAACAGAACCATCCGCCATGACAAACGCGATTTTTATGTGACCAGTGGTGCAGACCGGTTCAGCAAGCATAAAAGTACGTCGGTAAAGATATCCAGATACAGGGACAAACTTTTTATCTTTGAGCCCAGTGAAGACGGCATACTTCTGGGCGAAGCCATTGCAAAAAAGCCGTTTGACAGGCCACCTGCACCAGTGCCTGCTCCTGAGCCCGACGAACTCGACACTATTATCGCTCTTTTGGAAAAGCACAATATGGCCGTTGATCGGCCTATTTTAATCGAAATTTACCATAAAGGCCTTTCCCTGGCCCGGGCGGAGCAAGTACTTCATCATAATCAATCAAGGTACGCAGATTACATGAAAAAAATGGACCAGCCTGAGGAACGTAAAAAACAGGCTTTGTTCAATGCATTTATGCTTGATTGCCAAAAATCGTTAACTACGAATCGAGTGGCGACTTATGCATCCCTCGGAGATATGACATGA
- a CDS encoding ATP-binding protein, whose protein sequence is MKEDFISDKRRVSYLSATYNRIYRGQSVLIEGDFGAGKTRFLKLLRPKKLHAVWVESLFNIHETLASILKELNYEATATYRRTPQYLKTICNLSNCFIIIDEANDLDSRVWPYLKRIIDAGVPIVFAGLPKVRTHLSRNHPDILSRLKTLILYPIEVEDFIEKYKDIQQEAVEQIYMAVKGDMRKFKEICTDCQDRAKELNHNFVDINLALEFISDLPPQ, encoded by the coding sequence ATGAAAGAGGATTTTATCAGTGATAAACGAAGAGTCTCATACCTGTCTGCCACTTATAATAGGATATACAGGGGCCAAAGCGTACTCATTGAAGGAGATTTTGGCGCAGGAAAAACTCGTTTTTTAAAATTGCTGCGGCCTAAAAAGCTCCATGCCGTATGGGTCGAGTCTCTGTTCAACATCCATGAAACCCTGGCATCCATACTCAAGGAATTGAATTATGAGGCCACCGCCACCTACCGCCGGACTCCCCAGTACCTGAAAACGATCTGCAACCTATCCAATTGTTTTATCATCATAGATGAAGCCAATGACCTGGACTCCCGGGTCTGGCCATATCTCAAACGAATTATTGATGCCGGTGTTCCCATCGTATTTGCAGGGCTCCCAAAGGTCAGAACCCATCTGAGCCGGAATCATCCCGATATACTCAGCCGGCTCAAAACTCTGATTTTATACCCCATAGAGGTCGAAGACTTCATCGAAAAATACAAAGATATCCAGCAGGAAGCCGTTGAACAAATTTATATGGCCGTCAAAGGCGACATGAGAAAATTTAAAGAAATCTGTACAGACTGCCAGGACAGGGCAAAGGAGTTGAATCACAACTTTGTTGATATCAACCTTGCTCTGGAATTTATATCCGATCTCCCTCCCCAGTAA
- a CDS encoding DUF4277 domain-containing protein, translating into METVKVERIDHLGIVAGVIKDLKIIEMIDSRIPKDEKENISAGEAIAGMV; encoded by the coding sequence TTGGAAACTGTTAAAGTAGAACGTATTGACCACTTGGGTATTGTTGCTGGCGTTATCAAGGATTTGAAAATCATCGAAATGATTGACTCTCGCATACCAAAAGATGAGAAGGAAAATATCAGTGCCGGAGAAGCTATTGCCGGCATGGTTTGA
- a CDS encoding class I SAM-dependent methyltransferase has protein sequence MFIEELLKTFSPKSITLVDGSNEMLEAAQKRLGKKANINFIQASFHNLFSSELLNQNYDFVYSSLAIHHLPLEEKTLLYSHIYKLLSPGGCFVHYDVVAPVSTKIENWFLALWRQWIREHPSKEMSENLLGIPDQYKKNTDGRIPIFPVMLLALDYAWLP, from the coding sequence TTGTTTATAGAAGAATTATTAAAAACATTTTCCCCCAAAAGCATAACACTTGTAGATGGCTCAAATGAAATGCTTGAAGCGGCCCAAAAACGTTTAGGAAAAAAGGCAAATATCAATTTTATCCAGGCGAGCTTCCATAATTTATTTTCCAGTGAGTTGCTGAACCAAAATTATGATTTTGTTTATTCTTCATTGGCTATTCACCATCTACCATTGGAAGAGAAAACTCTCTTATATTCGCACATATATAAACTTTTATCTCCAGGTGGATGCTTTGTTCATTATGATGTTGTTGCCCCGGTTTCTACAAAAATTGAAAATTGGTTTTTGGCACTCTGGCGTCAATGGATCAGAGAACATCCAAGCAAAGAAATGAGCGAAAACTTACTTGGAATTCCAGACCAATACAAAAAGAATACAGACGGGCGCATTCCCATTTTCCCGGTCATGCTGCTGGCATTGGATTATGCGTGGTTGCCATGA
- a CDS encoding transposase yields MHRKNIRRLITKQLKKSFPNWKTMTRASKKELTEQIMMEIVEQYDYSQSLDIPIEDLIGIEAQSPTAGIRSLPEMASYIENFHSDNLFNFDTLKKPYPEIVDQELQFIDQLIDDQLINSLIAPDGYSAAHRDIQPYQLFRMELLKIIKYPEISYRKFCSDEYFGKERKQNRRFIRLSLKAKKQVDHTELCHFRSDLKFNQLMNVLVYFLHHFYKSGCLENTVIHGVDSSELPSEVNYPLCAIEINGKKVRIYSDLDCDCGKRRNKRDKSHYVIGYRMHTLTAINPTNGHSFPLVSLVGAANHHDSLFLKPLIKLAQALGIDIKLITADQAYHDSDGSVLNETGVYVVAPASEQAKLPENVLQSPVRVTCNDSCEIPMDYLGTTLDGHEFRCGATPGECMFASSCPKSRIIGFDNGHFQPMPTFHNGSQSAIEIRKNCERPFNLMKKREGLEQTRVRSQHGVVVRSVLTTIVTLLIEMAGTRHKPQKKDNKQKELFASTG; encoded by the coding sequence ATGCATAGAAAAAATATCAGGCGGCTCATCACAAAGCAATTAAAAAAGAGTTTTCCGAACTGGAAAACGATGACAAGGGCGTCCAAAAAAGAACTGACAGAACAAATCATGATGGAGATTGTGGAGCAATACGATTATTCTCAATCTCTGGACATCCCCATCGAGGACCTCATAGGTATTGAAGCTCAATCCCCTACAGCAGGCATTCGTAGTCTTCCTGAAATGGCATCTTACATTGAGAATTTTCATTCCGATAACCTGTTTAATTTTGACACCCTGAAAAAGCCATACCCTGAAATTGTAGATCAGGAATTGCAGTTTATTGACCAACTCATAGATGACCAGCTTATCAATAGCTTGATCGCGCCCGATGGTTACTCCGCTGCACACAGGGATATTCAGCCCTACCAATTATTTCGGATGGAGCTGTTAAAAATTATCAAATATCCTGAAATCAGTTACAGGAAATTTTGCAGCGATGAATATTTTGGCAAAGAGCGAAAGCAAAACAGGCGTTTTATTCGGTTGTCGTTAAAGGCTAAAAAACAGGTAGATCATACTGAATTATGTCATTTCCGGAGCGACCTGAAATTTAATCAATTGATGAACGTCCTGGTATATTTCCTCCACCATTTTTATAAATCGGGTTGTCTTGAGAATACCGTTATTCATGGTGTTGATTCCAGTGAACTGCCGTCCGAAGTCAATTATCCCCTTTGCGCCATTGAAATCAACGGCAAAAAAGTACGAATTTATTCCGATCTGGACTGTGATTGTGGGAAACGCCGGAACAAAAGGGATAAGTCGCATTATGTCATTGGATACCGGATGCATACACTAACCGCTATTAATCCCACAAACGGCCATAGCTTTCCATTGGTATCCCTTGTGGGGGCAGCGAATCATCACGACAGCCTGTTTCTGAAACCATTGATCAAGCTTGCTCAAGCATTAGGCATTGATATTAAATTGATAACCGCAGACCAGGCTTACCACGATAGTGATGGTTCGGTTCTCAATGAAACAGGTGTCTATGTCGTGGCCCCTGCATCGGAGCAAGCGAAATTGCCCGAGAATGTATTGCAATCTCCGGTGAGAGTTACCTGCAATGATTCTTGTGAAATTCCAATGGATTATCTGGGTACAACACTGGATGGCCATGAATTTAGGTGTGGAGCAACGCCCGGCGAATGTATGTTTGCATCAAGTTGCCCTAAATCGAGAATAATTGGTTTTGATAACGGTCATTTCCAGCCAATGCCAACTTTTCATAACGGGTCGCAATCAGCAATCGAAATTCGAAAGAACTGCGAACGGCCTTTCAATTTGATGAAAAAAAGAGAAGGCCTTGAACAGACGAGAGTGAGAAGCCAGCATGGTGTAGTTGTCCGATCAGTATTGACGACAATTGTAACATTGTTGATTGAAATGGCTGGGACAAGACATAAACCGCAGAAAAAAGATAATAAACAAAAGGAGTTGTTTGCCTCAACAGGATAG